A window of the Gossypium hirsutum isolate 1008001.06 chromosome A03, Gossypium_hirsutum_v2.1, whole genome shotgun sequence genome harbors these coding sequences:
- the LOC107928004 gene encoding chromatin remodeling protein SHL codes for MVKAKAPRRTLDSYAVKHINKIIKAGDCVLMRPADQSKPQYVSRIERIEADARGGNVKVHVRWYYRPEESIGGRRQFHGSKELFLSDHYDVQSADTIEGKCTVHNFKSYTKLDAVGNDDFFCRFEYNSSTGAFNPDRVAVYCKCEMPYNPDDLMVQCEGCSDWFHPACIEMTAEEAKRLDHFFCESCSSEGQKKLQNSHAASRHSDTKVDTKRRRR; via the exons ATGGTGAAAGCCAAAGCTCCAAGGAGAACTCTAGACTCTTATGCAGTCAAACACATCAACAAAATCATCAAAG CGGGGGATTGCGTGTTGATGCGACCGGCGGATCAATCAAAACCGCAGTACGTGTCGAGAATCGAGCGGATCGAGGCGGACGCACGTGGTGGAAACGTGAAGGTGCACGTGAGGTGGTATTACCGGCCGGAGGAGTCGATCGGAGGGAGAAGACAGTTCCATGGATCTAAGGAGCTTTTTTTATCCGATCATTACGATGTGCAAAGCGCCGATACCATCGAAGGGAAGTGTACGGTACACAATTTCAAGAGCTATACCAAGCTTGACGCCGTCGGAAACGACGACTTCTTCTGTCGTTTTGAATATAATTCTTCCACCGGTGCTTTCAATCCCGATCGCGTTGCCGT TTACTGCAAATGCGAGATGCCATATAATCCCGACGACCTAATGGTTCAATGCGAAGGTTGCAGTGACTG GTTTCATCCTGCTTGTATAGAAATGACGGCAGAGGAGGCTAAAAGGCTCGATCACTTCTTTTGCGAAAGTTGTTCGTCTGAAGGTCAGAAGAAGTTGCAGAATTCTCATGCCGCTTCCAGACACTCGGATACAAAG GTGGATACAAAACGGCGTCGGAGGTGA
- the LOC107928002 gene encoding beta-galactosidase 5 produces MAANSVSHCFSLSIIMLFLYLQLIHCNVTYDRKAIAIDGQKRILFAGSIHYPRSTPEMWEGLIQKAKNGGLDVIDTYVFWNLHEPSPGNYNFEGRYDLVQFIKLVKKAGLYVHLRIGPYICGEWNFGGFPVWLKYVPGISFRTDNEPFKKAMAKFTQKIVQMMKDENLFESQGGPIILSQIENEYEPESKLYGPAGKAYVKWAAKMAVGLNTGVPWVMCKEYDAPDPVINTCNGFYCDYFSPNKPYKPTLWTEAWTGWFSDFGGPNYQRPVEDLAFAVARFIQKGGSFVNYYMYHGGTNFGRTAGGPFITTSYDYDAPIDEYGLIRQPKYDHLKELHKAVKLCEKALLNSDPNIVILGSYEKAHVFYSESGGCAAFLSNYNLRSNAKVTFNNMHYNLPRWSISILPDCQNVVFNTAKVGPKASRVQMVPTNVKIESWETFNEDVHSVDDESSMTVKGLLEQLNITRDTSDYLWYTTSVRISSSESFLRKGTPLTLSIQTAGHGIHVFINGQLSGSAFGTQQKRKFSFTKNINLHPGENKISILSIAVGLPNIGPHFETWNIGVQGSVVLHGLDEGKKDLTWQKWSYKVGLKGEADNLSSPNSIPSIVWTRGSLETLKHPLTWYKAFFNAPGGDNPLALDMSGMGKGQVWINGESIGRYWTISVNGNCTGCSYVGAFRQTKCHFGCGGPTQQWYHVPRSWLKPTRNSLVVFEEIGGDASKISIVKRLTTTDK; encoded by the exons ATGGCAGCTAACTCAGTTTCCCACTGTTTTTCTCTAAGCATTATAATGTTATTTCTTTATCTTCAGCTTATTCATTGTAATGTTACTTATGATAGAAAAGCAATTGCAATTGATGGTCAAAAAAGAATTCTCTTTGCAGGTTCTATACATTATCCTAGAAGCACCCCCGAG ATGTGGGAAGGTCTTATACAAAAAGCTAAAAATGGTGGCTTGGATGTTATTGATACTTATGTCTTTTGGAACCTTCATGAACCTTCTCCTGGCAAT TATAATTTTGAAGGGAGATATGATTTGGTTCAGTTCATCAAATTGGTTAAAAAAGCTGGTTTATATGTTCATCTTCGCATTGGACCTTATATTTGTGGAGAATGGAACTTTGG gGGTTTTCCTGTTTGGTTGAAATATGTTCCTGGAATTAGTTTCAGAACAGATAATGAGCCTTTTAAG aaagcAATGGCAAAATTCACCCAGAAAATAGTTCAAATGATGAAGGATGAAAACTTGTTTGAGTCTCAAGGTGGCCCCATCATCCTCTCTCag ATTGAAAATGAATATGAACCAGAAAGCAAGTTATATGGACCTGCTGGTAAAGCTTATGTGAAATGGGCTGCAAAAATGGCTGTTGGGCTAAACACTGGGGTTCCATGGGTTATGTGCAAGGAATATGATGCCCCAGATCCTGTG ATAAACACATGCAATGGTTTTTATTGTGATTATTTCTCTCCAAACAAACCTTATAAACCCACATTATGGACTGAGGCTTGGACTGGCTG GTTCTCAGATTTTGGTGGCCCGAATTACCAAAGGCCAGTGGAGGATTTAGCATTTGCAGTTGCCAGATTCATTCAAAAGGGTGGCTCCTTTGTCAATTACTACATG TACCATGGAGGTACCAACTTTGGAAGAACAGCTGGAGGACCTTTTATTACTACGAGCTACGACTATGATGCTCCGATTGATGAATATG GCTTGATAAGGCAACCTAAGTATGATCATCTGAAAGAACTCCATAAGGCTGTCAAGTTGTGTGAAAAAGCATTGCTTAATTCTGATCCTAACATCGTCATTTTAGGAAGCTACGAAAAG GCACATGTTTTCTATTCCGAGTCAGGCGGCTGTGCTGCGTTTCTCTCGAACTATAATTTGAGGTCAAATGCAAAGGTGACATTCAATAACATGCATTACAACCTTCCGCGTTGGTCCATTAGTATCCTTCCAGATTGCCAAAATGTTGTTTTCAACACTGCCAAA GTCGGACCTAAAGCATCTCGAGTCCAAATGGTGCCAACGAATGTGAAGATAGAATCGTGGGAGACGTTCAACGAAGATGTACATTCGGTGGATGACGAATCGTCAATGACCGTAAAGGGTTTATTGGAACAGTTAAACATCACAAGGGATACCAGTGATTATCTCTGGTATACAACCAG TGTACGAATAAGTTCATCCGAATCATTTCTTCGTAAAGGCACACCTTTGACCCTCAGTATACAAACAGCAGGGCACGGCattcatgtattcatcaatggacaACTTTCAG GATCGGCTTTTGGGACTCAACAAAAAAGGAAGTTTTCTTTTACCAAAAACATCAACCTACACCCTGGAGAGAACAAAATTTCTATTCTCAGTATCGCAGTCGGTTTACCG AATATTGGTCCACATTTCGAGACATGGAACATTGGTGTCCAAGGATCAGTTGTTTTACATGGGCTAGATGAAGGAAAAAAGGACTTAACTTGGCAGAAATGGTCATACAAGGTTGGCCTTAAAGGAGAAGCCGATAATCTCAGTTCTCCGAATTCTATCCCATCGATTGTTTGGACTCGAGGATCCTTGGAAACTCTAAAACATCCATTAACATGGTACAAG GCGTTTTTCAATGCCCCGGGTGGAGACAATCCCTTAGCATTGGACATGAGTGGCATGGGAAAAGGTCAAGTATGGATCAACGGCGAGAGCATAGGCCGATATTGGACTATATCGGTTAATGGTAATTGCACTGGATGCAGTTACGTCGGTGCATTTCGTCAAACGAAATGTCATTTCGGTTGTGGCGGTCCGACTCAACAATG GTACCATGTTCCAAGGTCCTGGTTGAAACCAACCCGAAATTCATTAGTAGTTTTCGAAGAAATCGGTGGAGATGCTTCGAAGATTTCGATCGTAAAACGATTGACGACAACTGACAAATAA